Proteins from a single region of Hordeum vulgare subsp. vulgare chromosome 6H, MorexV3_pseudomolecules_assembly, whole genome shotgun sequence:
- the LOC123404646 gene encoding disease resistance protein RGA2-like produces MAEGVLASVLAKFGSSVWGELTLLRSFRTDLRAMEDEFATIRSVLADAEVRGGSGDSAVRDWLRRLKNLAHDIDDFLDACHSDLRAARRRRSRGNPACGSAATCIVSSVVMAHRLRSLRRKLDAIAAGRDRLRLNPNVSPPAQPVAPPKRETISKVDEAKTVGRAADKEKLMKIVLDAASEEDVSVIPIVGFGGLGKTTLAQLVFNDRRANDEVFDLRIWVSMSVDFSLRRLIQPIVSATKRKRDLTSLEEIANFLSETFTGKKYLLVLDDVWSENQDEWERLKLLLKDGKRGSKIMVTTRSRKVGMMVRTVPPFVLEGLSDDDCWELFKGKAFEEGEEDLHPKLVRLGKGIVQKCGGVPLAAKALGSMLRFKRNEESWIAVKDSEIWQLDKENTILPSLKLTYDQMPPGLKQCFAYCASLPRNYEINRDKLIQRWIALGFIEPTKYGCQSVFDQANDYFEHLLWMSFLQEVVEHDLSKKELEEDRNVKYKIHDLVHDLAQSVAGDEVQIVNSKNANVRAEACCHYASLGDDMGPSEVLRSTLRKARALHSWGYALDVQLLLHSRCLRVLDLRGSQIMELPKSVGRLKHLRYLDVSSSPITSLPNCISNLLNLQTLHLSNCGNLYVLPRAICSLENLETLNLSCCHFQTLPDSIGYLQNLQNLNMSFCSFLCTLPSSIGDLQSLQYLNFKGCVNLETLPDTMCRLQNLHFLNLSRCGILRALPKNIGNLSNLLHLNLSQCSDLEAIPDSIGCITRLHTLDMSHCSNLLELPRSIGGLLELQTLILSHHARSLALPIATSHLPNLQTLDLSWNIGLEELPESIGNLHNLKELLLFQCWNLRKLPESITNLMMLERLSLVGCAHLATLPDGLTTITNLKHLKNDQCPSLERLPDGFGQWTKLETLSLLVIGDTYSSIAELKDLNLLSGCLKIECCSHKKDLTNDAKRANLRNKRKLSNLTVSWTSSCSSDELKNVETFLEVLLPPENLEVLEIYGYMGAKFPSWMVESMECWLPNITFLSLANIPNCICLPPLGHIPNLHSLELRCISGVRSIEPEILAKGQKNTLYQSLKELHFEDMPDLEIWPTSLAGDSEESQQKVFMFPVLKTVTVSGCPKMRPKPCLPDAISDLSLSNSSEMLSVGRMFGPSSSKSASLLRRLWVRKCHASSCDWNLLQHRPKLEDLTIEYCERLRVLPEAIRHLSMVRKLKIDNCTDLEVLPEWLGDLVALEYLEISCCQKLVSLPEGLRSLTALEELIVSDCGTSLTENCRKEIGKDWFKICHIPSILIS; encoded by the coding sequence ATGGCGGAGGGGGTGCTTGCTTCGGTGCTGGCGAAGTTCGGGTCCTCGGTTTGGGGAGAGCTCACGCTGCTGAGGAGCTTCAGGACTGACCTGAGGGCCATGGAGGACGAGTTCGCCACCATCCGGAGCGTGCTCGCGGACGCCGAGGTGCGCGGCGGCAGCGGCGACAGCGCCGTCCGCGACTGGCTGCGCAGGCTCAAGAACCTCGCCCACGACATCGACGACTTCCTCGACGCCTGCCACTCGGACCTGCGCGCCGCCCGCCGCCGTCGGAGCCGGGGCAACCCGGCGTGCGGCTCCGCGGCCACCTGCATCGTCAGCTCCGTCGTCATGGCGCACAGGCTGAGGTCCCTGAGGCGCAAGCTGGACGCCATCGCCGCCGGGAGGGACAGGCTCCGCTTGAATCCCAACGTTTCTCCGCCGGCGCAACCGGTCGCTCCCCCGAAGCGCGAGACCATCTCGAAGGTCGACGAGGCCAAGACGGTGGGGAGGGCCGCGGACAAAGAGAAGCTCATGAAGATTGTCCTTGACGCGGCGAGCGAGGAGGACGTGTCCGTGATCCCCATCGTCGGCTTCGGCGGCCTCGGCAAGACGACGCTCGCGCAGCTGGTGTTCAACGACCGGAGGGCCAACGACGAGGTGTTCGACCTCCGGATCTGGGTCTCCATGTCCGTGGATTTCAGCCTCAGAAGGCTGATCCAGCCGATCGTGAGCGCGACCAAGCGGAAGCGCGATCTGACCAGCTTGGAGGAAATTGCAAACTTCTTGTCCGAGACGTTCACGGGGAAGAAGTACCTGCTGGTTCTTGATGATGTGTGGAGCGAGAACCAGGACGAGTGGGAGCGTCTGAAGCTTCTCCTCAAGGATGGCAAGCGAGGCAGCAAGATCATGGTGACCACACGGAGCCGCAAGGTTGGCATGATGGTGCGCACCGTGCCGCCATTCGTTCTCgaaggcctctccgatgatgattGTTGGGAGCTGTTCAAGGGAAAGGCTTTTGAGGAAGGGGAGGAGGATCTGCATCCCAAGCTGGTCAGGTTAGGGAAGGGGATTGTCCAGAAATGCGGCGGCGTGCCGTTGGCCGCCAAGGCTCTTGGGAGCATGCTGCGGTTCAAGAGGAATGAGGAATCATGGATTGCTGTCAAGGACAGTGAGATATGGCAGCTGGacaaggagaacacaattttgccgTCTCTCAAGCTTACCTATGACCAAATGCCACCTGGTCTGAAGCAGTGCTTCGCCTATTGTGCATCACTTCCAAGAAACTATGAGATTAACAGGGACAAGCTCATTCAGCGATGGATTGCTCTTGGCTTCATTGAGCCCACAAAGTATGGCTGCCAATCGGTTTTCGATCAAGCCAACGACTATTTCGAGCACTTGCTGTGGATGTCTTTCCTTCAAGAAGTAGTGGAGCACGATTTATCAAAGAAAGAACTAGAAGAAGATCGCAATGTCAAGTACAAGATTCATGACTTGGTGCATGACCTTGCTCAGTCTGTTGCCGGGGATGAAGTCCAGATCGTCAACTCCAAGAATGCCAATGTGCGCGCCGAAGCATGCTGCCACTATGCATCGTTGGGTGATGACatgggtccctctgaagttcTCCGGAGCACACTTCGTAAAGCCCGCGCATTGCATTCCTGGGGTTATGCTCTTGATGTTCAGTTGCTTCTTCACTCCAGGTGCTTGAGAGTACTAGATTTGCGAGGCAGCCAAATTATGGAGCTTCCCAAGTCAGTTGGTAGATTAAAACACTTGAGGTACTTGGACGTCTCCTCATCCCCTATCACAAGTCTGCCCAATTGCATCAGTAACCTCCTCAACCTGCAAACTCTCCATTTATCCAATTGTGGCAATCTGTATGTGCTTCCCAGAGCAATATGCAGTCTTGAGAATCTAGAAACCTTGAATCTTTCCTGTTGCCACTTTCAGACCTTACCAGATTCCATAGGGTATCTTCAAAACCTGCAAAATCTGAACATGTCATTTTGCAGTTTCCTCTGTACATTACCCAGCTCCATCGGTGACCTCCAAAGTTTGCAGTACTTGAATTTTAAAGGGTGTGTCAATCTTGAGACTCTGCCTGACACCATGTGCAGACTGCAAAATTTGCATTTCTTGAACCTCTCACGGTGTGGAATTCTCCGAGCACTGCCCAAAAATATTGGGAATCTCTCAAATTTGTTGCATCTGAATTTATCGCAATGCAGTGATCTTGAGGCAATCCCGGATTCGATAGGCTGCATTACAAGGCTGCATACTCTGGATATGTCTCACTGTAGCAACTTGTTGGAGTTACCTCGATCCATTGGTGGCCTTCTGGAGCTTCAAACTCTCATTTTATCACATCATGCACGGAGTTTGGCATTGCCCATAGCAACCAGTCACCTACCAAACTTGCAGACTTTGGATCTCTCATGGAATATTGGCTTGGAGGAATTGCCCGAATCAATTGGTAACCTCCATAATTTGAAGGAGCTTCTTTTGTTCCAGTGCTGGAATCTCCGTAAGCTACCTGAGTCTATCACAAACCTCATGATGTTGGAGAGGTTGAGCCTTGTTGGGTGTGCACATCTGGCCACGCTACCTGACGGCTTGACAACCATCACTAATCTGAAGCACCTAAAAAATGACCAGTGCCCATCTTTGGAGAGACTACCTGATGGATTTGGGCAATGGACTAAGCTTGAAACATTATCCTTGCTCGTTATAGGCGACACATACAGCAGCATTGCGGAGCTAAAAGACCTTAATCTTCTGAGTGGCTGTCTTAAAATTGAGTGCTGCTCACACAAGAAGGATTTAACAAACGATGCCAAGAGagcaaacttgaggaataagaggAAACTAAGCAACTTGACTGTGTCATGGACCAGTTCATGCTCTTCTGATGAGCTGAAGAACGTCGAAACATTTCTTGAAGTTCTCTTGCCACCTGAAAACCTTGAGGTCCTTGAAATATATGGCTACATGGGCGCTAAATTTCCTAGCTGGATGGTGGAGAGCATGGAATGCTGGCTTCCAAACATTACCTTCCTAAGTTTGGCCAACATCCCTAACTGTATATGCCTCCCACCTCTTGGTCATATTCCTAATCTCCATTCTCTCGAGCTCCGCTGCATTAGTGGTGTCCGTAGCATTGAACCTGAAATACTTGCCAAGGGACAGAAAAACACATTGTACCAGTCACTCAAGGAACTCCATTTTGAAGACATGCCTGATTTGGAGATCTGGCCAACCTCATTGGCAGGGGATAGTGAAGAAAGTCAACAAAAGGTTTTCATGTTTCCAGTTCTCAAAACTGTCACTGTAAGTGGATGTCCAAAGATGAGACCAAAACCATGCCTCCCAGATGCTATATCAGATTTGTCACTATCCAACAGCAGTGAGATGTTATCAGTTGGTAGGATGTTCGGGCCATCATCTTCGAAATCGGCATCACTTCTTAGGAGGTTGTGGGTTAGAAAGTGCCATGCATCATCGTGTGATTGGAACTTACTGCAGCACAGGCCAAAACTTGAGGATCTAACCATTGAGTACTGCGAACGGCTACGTGTTTTGCCAGAGGCCATCAGACACCTTAGCATGGTCCGGAAGCTGAAGATCGATAATTGTACTGATTTGGAAGTCCTTCCGGAATGGCTAGGTGATCTCGTAGCGCTTGAATATCTGGAGATAAGCTGCTGCCAAAAGTTGGTCTCGTTGCCAGAAGGTTTGCGATCCTTAACTGCACTCGAGGAGTTGATTGTCAGTGATTGTGGCACTTCACTGACTGAAAACTGTAGAAAAGAGATAGGCAAGGATTGGTTCAAGATCTGCCATATCCCAAGTATCCTCATCTCGTGA